A region from the Arachis ipaensis cultivar K30076 chromosome B01, Araip1.1, whole genome shotgun sequence genome encodes:
- the LOC107625271 gene encoding cytochrome P450 84A1 produces MDYLLQHEPIMRMALLFAIPLLLLLPLVSRKLRQTTPFPPGPKGLPIIGNMNIMDQLTHRGLANLAKQYGGVLHLRMGFLHMVAISNPEAARQVLQVHDNIFSNRPATIAISYLSYDRADMAFAHYGPFWRQMRKLCVMKLFSRRRAESWQSVRDEVDTAVKTVSKNLGKSVNIGELVFNLTKNIIYRAAFGSSSQEGQDEFISILQEFSKLFGAFNLADFIPYLGWIDPQGINARLVKARGALDRFIDKIIDEHVEKNRKKGHGKVDEESDMVDELLAFYGEEAKLNNESDDLQNSIRLTKENIKAIIMDVMFGGTETVASAIEWAMAELIRNPNELKRVQQELATVVGLDRRVEEADFEKLPYLKCVIKETLRLHPPIPLLLHETAEDATVSGYFVPKGSRVMINAWAIGRDKDSWEDPESFRPSRFLEEGVADFKGSNFEFIPFGSGRRSCPGMQLGLYALELAVAHLLHCFTWELPDGMKPSEMDMSDVFGLTAPLATRLFAVPAKRVTCPL; encoded by the exons ATGGATTACTTACTTCAACATGAACCAATAATGCGAATGGCTCTACTGTTCGCCATCCCACTTTTACTTCTTCTGCCTTTGGTGTCACGAAAACTTCGTCAAACGACACCGTTTCCGCCAGGGCCAAAGGGGTTGCCAATCATTGGAAACATGAACATCATGGACCAACTTACACACCGAGGTCTTGCCAACCTGGCAAAACAATACGGCGGCGTTTTGCACCTCCGCATGGGGTTCCTCCACATGGTTGCGATTTCGAACCCGGAGGCAGCACGCCAAGTACTCCAGGTGCACGATAATATCTTCTCCAACCGCCCTGCCACCATAGCCATCAGTTACCTTTCTTACGACCGTGCTGACATGGCTTTCGCTCACTACGGCCCCTTCTGGCGTCAGATGCGTAAGCTCTGCGTCATGAAGTTATTTAGCCGTAGACGAGCGGAGTCATGGCAGTCCGTAAGAGACGAGGTTGATACGGCGGTTAAAACCGTAAGTAAAAACCTCGGGAAGTCCGTGAACATTGGTGAGCTTGTGTTTAACCTcaccaaaaatattatttatagggCCGCGTTCGGGTCTAGTTCGCAAGAAGGTCAAGATGAGTTCATTTCTATATTACAAGAGTTTTCTAAGCTCTTTGGAGCTTTTAACCTTGCGGATTTCATTCCATATCTGGGATGGATTGATCCGCAAGGAATTAACGCCCGGCTCGTCAAAGCGCGCGGGGCCTTGGATAGATTCATAGACAAGATCATTGATGAACATGTGGAGAAAAACAGGAAAAAGGGTCACGGCAAGGTTGATGAAGAAAGTGACATGGTTGATGAGTTGTTAGCGTTTTATGGTGAGGAGGCTAAGTTGAATAATGAATCTGATGATTTGCAGAACTCCATCAGACTAACAAAGGAGAATATCAAAGCCATAATCATG GACGTGATGTTCGGAGGCACGGAAACGGTGGCATCGGCGATAGAATGGGCGATGGCAGAACTCATTAGGAACCCAAATGAGCTGAAGCGCGTGCAACAAGAACTCGCCACCGTCGTTGGCCTCGACCGGCGCGTGGAGGAGGCAGACTTCGAGAAGCTTCCCTACCTGAAATGCGTGATCAAAGAAACCTTGCGCCTCCACCCGCCAATCCCCCTCCTCCTCCACGAGACAGCGGAGGATGCAACGGTGTCCGGATACTTCGTCCCGAAAGGGTCGCGCGTGATGATCAACGCGTGGGCAATAGGGAGGGACAAAGACTCGTGGGAAGACCCTGAAAGTTTTAGGCCTTCACGGTTCTTGGAGGAAGGAGTGGCGGATTTCAAGGGTAGTAACTTCGAGTTCATTCCATTCGGGTCGGGTCGGAGGTCGTGCCCCGGGATGCAATTGGGGCTTTATGCGTTGGAGTTGGCAGTGGCACACCTTCTCCATTGCTTCACGTGGGAGTTGCCTGATGGGATGAAGCCGAGTGAGATGGACATGAGTGATGTCTTTGGACTCACTGCTCCTCTAGCTACTCGTCTCTTTGCTGTTCCCGCTAAGCGGGTCACCTGCCCTCTCTAA